A section of the Entelurus aequoreus isolate RoL-2023_Sb linkage group LG21, RoL_Eaeq_v1.1, whole genome shotgun sequence genome encodes:
- the LOC133638921 gene encoding transmembrane protein 250, with protein MPVIPIPRRVRSFHGPHTTCMHSACGSTHNTKLVRTKYNNFDLYLRSRCIYSFLRFLLYFGCSLLTSLLWVALSALFFVQYVSVRVLLRVQYKLSVILILLGHRRLDFGVVNDLIIYSMQITMFMVGGLGWCFMVFVDM; from the coding sequence ATGCCTGTGATCCCCATCCCTCGGCGTGTGCGCAGCTTCCATGGGCCCCACACCACCTGCATGCACTCGGCCTGCGGCTCCACGCACAACACCAAGCTGGTGCGCACCAAGTACAACAACTTTGACCTTTACCTGCGCTCGCGCTGCATTTACAGCTTCCTGCGCTTCCTGCTGTACTTCGGCTGCAGCCTGCTGACCTCCCTCCTGTGGGTGGCGCTCTCGGCGCTCTTCTTCGTGCAGTACGTCAGCGTGCGAGTGCTGTTGCGCGTGCAATACAAGCTTTCCGTCATTCTCATCTTACTGGGACACAGGCGCTTGGACTTTGGGGTGGTGAACGATCTGATCATATACAGCATGCAGATCACCATGTTCATGGTGGGTGGGCTCGGATGGTGCTTCATGGTGTTTGTGGATATGTAG